In one window of Bizionia sp. M204 DNA:
- a CDS encoding prolyl oligopeptidase family protein: MRKSLICVLALSTIVACKDDQNKTEKEDVSMTITYPETKKVDTVDTYFETQVQDPYRWLEDDYAEDTKAWVKAQNEVTFNYLDQIPFRSKLKKRMETLWNYEKISAPFIEGDYTYFYKNDGLQNQSVLYRTDKDGNQEVFLDPNAFSKDGTTSLGGLSFTEDGSMAAYAISEGGSDWRKIIVLKTENKEIIGDTIMDVKFSGMSWYKNEGFYYSSYEKPKGSELSAKTDQHRLFYHKLGTPQSEDKIIFGDTEKRRYVGGSVTQDENYLVITAANSTYGNELYIKDLRKNGPIVKVVDNFESSNNVINNEGQTFFVVTDFEAPNKRIVKFNLNKFEQAHWEDVIPETENVLSVSKGANYIFAEYMKDAVSVVKQYKFDGTLVRDVSLPGIGSVGGFGGKKEATTLYYSFTNYTAPGTIYAYDPETGESTVYQKPNIDFKSDDYESKQVFYSSKDGTKVPMIITYKKGTELNGKNPTMLYAYGGFNISLTPSFSIANAVWLENGGVYAVANLRGGGEYGKKWHNAGTQMQKQNVFDDFIAAAEYLIKENYTSSDYLAIKGGSNGGLLVGATMTQRPDLMKVAIPQVGVLDMLRYHTFTAGAGWSFDYGTSEQSKEMFDYIKGYSPVHNVKAGVEYPATLVTTGDHDDRVVPAHSFKFAAELQDKQTGANPTLIRIEVNAGHGAGKSTEATINEQVDIQAFALYNMGVKELK, from the coding sequence ACTCTCAACAATTGTTGCTTGTAAGGATGACCAAAACAAAACTGAAAAAGAAGATGTTTCAATGACTATTACTTATCCAGAAACTAAAAAAGTTGACACGGTTGACACGTATTTTGAAACTCAAGTTCAAGATCCATACCGTTGGCTGGAAGATGATTATGCTGAAGATACCAAAGCATGGGTAAAAGCTCAAAACGAAGTGACGTTTAATTATTTAGATCAAATTCCGTTCCGAAGCAAGTTGAAAAAACGGATGGAAACGCTTTGGAATTACGAAAAAATTTCTGCACCATTTATTGAAGGTGATTACACCTATTTTTATAAAAATGATGGGCTTCAAAACCAATCCGTTTTATATAGAACAGATAAAGATGGAAACCAAGAGGTGTTTTTAGATCCAAATGCGTTTTCTAAAGATGGAACGACGTCTTTAGGTGGTTTAAGTTTTACGGAAGATGGTTCTATGGCTGCCTATGCTATTTCTGAAGGTGGAAGTGACTGGCGAAAAATTATCGTTTTAAAAACTGAAAATAAAGAAATTATTGGCGATACCATTATGGATGTTAAATTCAGTGGTATGTCTTGGTACAAAAATGAAGGGTTTTATTATTCCAGCTATGAGAAACCAAAAGGTAGTGAGTTATCAGCTAAAACCGATCAACACCGTTTATTTTATCACAAATTAGGAACACCTCAAAGTGAAGATAAAATTATTTTTGGCGATACTGAAAAGCGTCGCTATGTAGGAGGTTCTGTAACGCAGGATGAAAACTATTTGGTGATTACCGCAGCAAATTCTACCTATGGAAATGAGTTGTATATTAAAGACCTACGGAAAAATGGACCGATTGTAAAAGTGGTTGATAATTTTGAAAGTAGTAATAATGTTATAAATAATGAAGGTCAAACATTCTTCGTGGTTACGGATTTTGAAGCACCTAATAAACGCATTGTAAAATTCAATTTAAATAAATTTGAACAAGCCCATTGGGAAGATGTGATTCCAGAAACTGAAAATGTACTATCAGTATCTAAAGGTGCAAATTATATTTTTGCGGAATACATGAAAGATGCGGTTTCTGTTGTAAAACAATACAAATTTGATGGCACTTTAGTACGTGATGTTAGCTTACCAGGAATTGGTTCTGTTGGTGGTTTTGGTGGTAAAAAGGAAGCAACTACCTTATACTATTCGTTTACAAATTATACGGCACCAGGAACTATTTATGCGTATGATCCTGAAACTGGCGAATCAACGGTTTACCAAAAGCCAAATATCGATTTCAAATCGGATGATTATGAGTCTAAGCAAGTATTTTATAGCTCTAAAGATGGTACCAAAGTACCAATGATTATCACCTATAAAAAAGGCACAGAATTAAACGGCAAGAATCCAACTATGCTATATGCTTACGGTGGTTTTAATATTAGTTTAACGCCGTCGTTTAGTATTGCCAATGCTGTGTGGTTAGAAAATGGTGGTGTGTATGCTGTTGCTAATTTACGTGGAGGTGGTGAATACGGTAAAAAATGGCATAATGCAGGAACGCAAATGCAAAAGCAAAATGTGTTTGATGATTTTATTGCAGCAGCCGAATACCTAATCAAAGAAAACTATACATCATCTGATTATTTAGCAATAAAAGGCGGATCTAATGGTGGATTATTAGTTGGTGCAACTATGACACAACGACCAGATTTAATGAAGGTGGCTATTCCACAAGTGGGTGTTTTAGATATGTTACGTTACCATACGTTTACGGCAGGAGCAGGTTGGTCCTTTGATTATGGAACATCCGAACAAAGTAAAGAGATGTTTGATTATATTAAAGGGTATTCGCCAGTGCATAATGTAAAAGCAGGTGTTGAATATCCAGCAACGTTAGTAACCACAGGTGATCATGACGATCGTGTAGTACCAGCGCATAGTTTTAAATTTGCTGCTGAACTGCAAGACAAACAAACAGGAGCGAATCCGACCTTAATTAGAATTGAAGTGAATGCCGGACATGGTGCCGGAAAATCTACTGAAGCTACTATTAACGAGCAAGTAGATATTCAAGCGTTTGCTTTGTATAATATGGGAGTGAAGGAGTTGAAATAA
- a CDS encoding class I SAM-dependent methyltransferase, whose amino-acid sequence MNVAILNTENQEFIDAHLESDSTKLLFGKAPHSSATIKELVAQIEAKKRSKTKLPTWFKTPFIYYPNKLNIEQTSSETTAQFKASLVSGENLLDITGGFGVDCFYFAKTMQQVIHCEINNNLSEIVTYNFKQLQVTNIQTISEDGIGFLKSQKTRFDWIYIDPSRRHDSKGKVFFLKDCLPSVPDHLDDVFKHTNNLLIKTAPLLDISSGIQELQAVKEIHVVALNNEVKELLWILENGYEGATAIKTININKYQNQTFNFQLNQETLAQTTYSLPKQYLYEPNAAILKSGAFNSISHQLQLDKLHQHTHLYTSNDLVDFPGRSFQILEIVPYNKKAVKKLGITQANITTRNFPDAVATIRKKLKIADGGDIYLFFATNMQEERMGIICKKVEYLKA is encoded by the coding sequence TTGAATGTCGCCATTTTAAATACCGAAAATCAGGAATTTATAGACGCCCATTTAGAATCCGATAGTACCAAACTACTGTTTGGAAAAGCACCTCATTCGTCTGCTACAATTAAGGAATTAGTAGCGCAAATTGAAGCCAAAAAACGTAGTAAAACCAAACTCCCAACCTGGTTTAAAACACCATTCATTTATTATCCAAATAAATTGAATATTGAGCAAACCTCTTCGGAAACTACGGCGCAATTCAAAGCCTCTCTAGTTTCAGGAGAAAACCTATTGGATATAACTGGTGGTTTTGGTGTAGATTGTTTTTATTTCGCAAAAACAATGCAACAGGTTATTCATTGCGAAATAAATAACAACTTATCTGAAATCGTTACTTATAATTTTAAACAGTTACAAGTCACCAATATTCAAACAATTTCAGAAGATGGTATTGGGTTTTTAAAAAGTCAAAAAACGCGCTTCGATTGGATTTATATAGATCCTTCCAGACGTCATGATAGTAAGGGTAAAGTGTTTTTCTTAAAAGATTGTTTGCCCAGTGTTCCAGATCATTTGGATGATGTATTCAAGCACACCAATAACCTATTAATTAAAACGGCGCCTTTATTAGATATTTCATCTGGTATTCAAGAGTTACAGGCGGTTAAAGAAATTCATGTGGTTGCCTTGAATAATGAAGTTAAAGAATTACTTTGGATTCTGGAAAATGGTTATGAAGGTGCCACTGCTATTAAAACCATCAATATCAATAAATACCAGAATCAAACCTTCAATTTTCAACTAAATCAAGAAACATTAGCACAGACAACCTACAGTTTACCAAAACAGTATTTGTATGAGCCCAATGCTGCTATTTTAAAATCGGGTGCTTTTAATAGTATTTCCCATCAATTACAACTTGATAAGTTACATCAGCACACCCATTTGTACACTAGTAATGATTTGGTTGATTTTCCTGGACGTTCTTTTCAAATTTTAGAAATCGTGCCTTACAATAAAAAAGCGGTTAAAAAACTAGGGATAACACAAGCCAATATTACAACGCGTAACTTTCCAGATGCTGTGGCAACCATCCGAAAGAAATTAAAAATAGCCGATGGTGGTGATATTTACCTATTTTTTGCGACAAACATGCAAGAGGAACGTATGGGAATAATTTGTAAAAAAGTAGAATATTTAAAAGCTTAA
- a CDS encoding TrmH family RNA methyltransferase, with product MQLTHYTSKFSPHTFPITVICDGITNAPNIGSLFRTADAFGVEKLIFCGKDIEFGRKSAKTSRATEKYVPFEMNTDTLESILHLKSGGYRIVALEITEDSQAINQITFETTEPIALIVGAENFGISEAVLALADSVVHINMFGQNSSMNVVQATSICLYEITKQLKEN from the coding sequence ATGCAACTCACACATTACACCTCTAAATTTTCACCACACACCTTCCCCATTACTGTAATTTGCGATGGAATTACCAATGCGCCAAACATTGGGAGTTTATTTAGAACGGCCGACGCCTTTGGAGTTGAAAAATTAATTTTCTGCGGAAAAGATATCGAGTTTGGAAGAAAATCAGCTAAAACCTCACGCGCTACAGAAAAATATGTGCCGTTTGAAATGAATACGGATACGTTAGAATCCATTTTACACTTAAAATCAGGTGGATATCGTATAGTCGCTTTAGAAATTACCGAAGACAGCCAAGCCATTAATCAAATAACATTTGAGACCACAGAACCTATTGCTTTAATAGTTGGTGCAGAAAATTTTGGGATTTCGGAAGCTGTTTTAGCATTAGCAGATTCGGTTGTTCACATAAATATGTTTGGGCAAAATAGCAGTATGAATGTGGTTCAAGCTACAAGCATTTGCCTATACGAAATAACCAAACAACTTAAGGAAAATTAA
- a CDS encoding HAD family phosphatase — protein sequence MLKAVLFDMDGVIVDTEPLHHKAYYGMFNSLKLDVTEQQYQSFTGQSTINVCRQLCNHFKLANAPEELVQIKRHIFKDLFVSDSSLQLIDGVLELIQDYHKNKVTLVLASSASMQTIESVFNRFELDPYFKAKLSGADLKASKPHPEIFLKAAESSGFKKEQCLVIEDSTNGIKAANAAGIFCVGYKSLHSKNQNYETANLVIDDFKSISYQRAKNFLSVH from the coding sequence ATGTTAAAAGCAGTATTATTTGATATGGATGGTGTAATTGTAGATACGGAACCGCTGCACCACAAAGCCTATTATGGGATGTTTAACTCACTGAAGTTAGATGTAACAGAGCAGCAATATCAATCGTTCACGGGGCAATCAACCATTAATGTTTGCCGACAGCTTTGTAATCATTTTAAGTTAGCAAATGCACCCGAGGAATTAGTGCAGATTAAACGCCATATTTTCAAAGATTTATTTGTGTCGGACAGCAGTTTACAGCTTATTGATGGCGTATTAGAATTAATTCAGGACTACCATAAAAACAAAGTAACGTTGGTGCTGGCTTCATCCGCTTCTATGCAAACCATTGAAAGTGTTTTCAACCGATTTGAATTGGACCCCTACTTTAAAGCCAAATTAAGTGGTGCCGATTTAAAAGCATCCAAGCCACACCCCGAAATCTTTTTAAAAGCTGCGGAAAGCTCCGGGTTTAAAAAAGAACAGTGTTTGGTGATTGAAGATTCTACAAATGGTATTAAAGCAGCTAATGCTGCGGGTATTTTTTGTGTTGGATATAAAAGCTTACACTCCAAAAACCAGAATTATGAGACAGCAAATCTCGTGATAGACGATTTTAAAAGCATTTCCTACCAACGTGCAAAAAACTTCTTATCAGTTCACTAA
- a CDS encoding PLP-dependent transferase, which produces MQDPKMLNYIETVIENMPPDWLNLTTHRLDIYDESLAKTEFLNAFEHLYKTNNATTSALSKLPTAYDYIRLGHPLSCVLEWGLANLNQIDSKHVISFASLTIPILAILRTNLLENKKTQILYTGDLPDCFDAETIKEVYGYNFELIHVDNSKAILDFKGSTIFIAHQDTIAQTDLNANIDFYVNLHDHLGSILLVNGEQNTSYISDIQHVRRRETIAMTPENSLMALKALVNKTAFQAPSNKIEPHKKQVLKNIKDITGTTSKPLVASSGLSMQYAIMMGLIHDAQENHKGKAIKFIVPPNCYGGTNDQARRVADCLDQVDVVDLPVDGDNDMVQSIDTVLERIAKQDAVPYIIAEIPTNPRVEVPNVQDLKAALSKVRKTATGETAIDPVFILDQTFCPNVHFLGDGEILSTVRTISYASGSKFPSGGKCTAGYAVGNSKTDALMDKIAKHLMLCDNEATALQYKLLAQQLPSMNQRIADAYVYTRHFVNFIHEVLPEAKINFVSDDLAEQGFTPSVFSLDLPTKGNTAEEKEAHKRALNLKLINLMITEIPEESKFCVSYGQLKGCYWTIPATSTQGTTKEGDKDYIVRASLSGNMDLERHKEVFLEFVKSM; this is translated from the coding sequence ATGCAAGACCCAAAAATGCTAAATTATATTGAAACTGTTATTGAAAACATGCCACCAGACTGGCTGAATCTAACAACCCATCGACTAGATATTTATGATGAGTCGTTGGCAAAAACGGAATTTCTAAACGCGTTTGAACACTTATATAAAACCAATAATGCCACAACTTCCGCATTAAGTAAATTACCAACGGCTTATGATTATATCCGCTTGGGTCATCCCCTATCTTGCGTGCTAGAATGGGGACTTGCAAATTTAAATCAGATTGATTCTAAACATGTTATCAGTTTTGCATCGCTAACCATTCCGATTTTGGCCATTTTAAGAACCAATTTATTGGAAAATAAAAAGACACAAATCCTTTATACGGGAGACTTACCAGACTGTTTTGATGCGGAAACCATTAAAGAGGTGTATGGTTATAATTTCGAATTAATCCATGTTGATAATTCAAAGGCGATTCTCGATTTTAAGGGAAGCACCATTTTCATAGCACATCAAGACACCATTGCGCAAACAGATTTAAACGCGAATATTGATTTTTACGTGAATCTCCATGACCATTTAGGCAGTATATTACTCGTAAATGGCGAACAAAACACATCATACATTTCGGATATTCAGCATGTACGTCGTCGTGAAACCATTGCCATGACTCCTGAAAATTCGCTTATGGCTTTAAAAGCGCTCGTCAACAAAACAGCTTTTCAGGCACCTTCCAATAAAATTGAACCCCATAAAAAACAGGTTTTAAAAAACATCAAAGACATTACAGGTACCACGTCCAAACCTTTGGTGGCTTCTAGTGGTTTATCTATGCAATACGCTATTATGATGGGACTCATTCACGACGCCCAAGAAAATCATAAAGGAAAAGCCATTAAATTTATTGTACCACCAAATTGTTATGGTGGCACCAATGACCAAGCCAGACGTGTGGCAGATTGCTTGGATCAAGTTGACGTTGTTGATTTACCAGTAGATGGTGATAACGATATGGTACAAAGTATTGATACCGTTTTGGAACGCATTGCCAAACAAGATGCGGTTCCATACATTATAGCCGAAATTCCAACAAACCCACGAGTGGAAGTTCCAAACGTTCAGGATTTAAAGGCTGCTTTAAGTAAAGTGCGAAAAACAGCAACGGGTGAAACAGCAATCGATCCTGTTTTTATTTTAGATCAAACCTTTTGTCCGAATGTGCACTTTTTAGGTGACGGGGAAATTCTATCCACGGTAAGAACCATTTCTTATGCCAGTGGCTCCAAATTTCCTAGTGGTGGAAAATGTACTGCGGGATACGCAGTAGGAAATAGCAAAACAGACGCCTTAATGGATAAAATAGCGAAGCATTTGATGCTTTGTGACAATGAAGCAACCGCATTGCAATATAAGTTGCTAGCCCAACAATTACCATCCATGAATCAGCGTATTGCAGACGCCTATGTATACACACGCCACTTTGTAAACTTTATCCATGAGGTTTTACCAGAAGCGAAAATCAATTTTGTGTCTGATGACTTGGCAGAGCAAGGCTTTACACCATCCGTATTTTCATTAGATTTACCTACAAAAGGAAACACAGCTGAAGAAAAAGAAGCCCATAAACGCGCTTTAAATTTGAAATTAATCAACTTGATGATTACTGAAATCCCTGAAGAAAGCAAGTTTTGTGTGAGCTATGGTCAGTTAAAGGGTTGCTACTGGACTATTCCAGCAACATCCACCCAGGGCACTACCAAGGAAGGCGACAAAGATTATATTGTTCGTGCGTCTTTATCCGGTAACATGGATTTGGAACGTCATAAAGAGGTGTTTTTAGAGTTTGTTAAAAGCATGTAA
- a CDS encoding DUF5677 domain-containing protein: MKQDSLINLAIDILNDKPETHISKFEKLMDILLSLFTDRIENKKIQFDRERFYYINLLTQKFIVHGFSVKKLIDGITLDSPSKNLKIEMLDPFSIYSLVRTVIENYLVQNYLSNSNMDDDMLQLRFEIWMRYGLLQRNIEPESDEEKRISELDKKSIENLENSIKTRKGYLELSEIKKASLHKTINKKWKIIFDKEKFYPVSWKRLMKEAGIKDETNDQIYNFLSWHAHSQSISILQLKNMWDKDFAKKNVLTSVKKLNMFTGFIISDIIKSDKEFRNSYENLSNEYKDLINFYNMTFRGTEYMIEQLKN, encoded by the coding sequence ATGAAACAGGATAGCCTAATAAATCTTGCAATTGACATTTTAAATGACAAACCTGAAACTCATATTTCAAAGTTTGAGAAACTAATGGATATACTTCTCTCATTGTTTACAGATCGAATTGAAAATAAAAAAATTCAATTTGACAGAGAACGATTTTATTACATCAATCTTTTAACTCAGAAATTCATTGTTCATGGATTTTCAGTCAAAAAACTAATTGATGGAATAACTCTAGATTCACCAAGTAAAAACTTAAAAATTGAAATGCTTGACCCATTTTCAATTTATTCTTTGGTTAGAACAGTAATTGAAAATTATTTAGTTCAAAACTATCTATCCAATTCAAATATGGACGACGACATGTTACAATTAAGGTTTGAGATTTGGATGAGATATGGTTTACTTCAGCGAAATATAGAGCCTGAAAGTGATGAAGAAAAAAGAATAAGTGAATTAGATAAAAAAAGTATTGAGAATTTAGAGAATTCCATAAAAACTAGAAAAGGGTATTTAGAACTTTCAGAAATAAAAAAAGCATCATTGCATAAAACTATAAACAAAAAATGGAAAATAATATTTGACAAAGAAAAATTCTATCCTGTAAGTTGGAAAAGGTTAATGAAAGAAGCTGGAATTAAAGATGAAACAAATGACCAGATTTATAACTTTCTTTCATGGCACGCTCATTCTCAAAGCATTTCTATTCTTCAATTAAAAAATATGTGGGACAAAGATTTTGCTAAAAAAAATGTTCTAACTTCTGTCAAGAAATTAAATATGTTTACTGGATTTATAATTTCAGATATAATAAAATCGGATAAAGAGTTTAGAAATTCTTATGAAAATTTGAGTAATGAATACAAAGATTTAATTAATTTCTACAATATGACCTTCAGAGGAACTGAATATATGATTGAACAATTAAAAAACTAG
- a CDS encoding AI-2E family transporter, which translates to MNSKQVSNGILRAIGYLLGVAILLFFLYKIQSVIVYIAISAVISLTGRPIVAFLRRRLKFNNLLAVITSMIMLLGLILGLVGLFIPLIVEQGHNLSLLDIEKLQVNINNIYNETASHFNLDKINTGDSLENSELFSNLNFSVIPEFLNSVVSGLGSFSIGLFSVLFISFFFLKDSKLFENSLLTLVPDSKVSRVKNSIEKIKDLLSRYFVGLVFQISVIFVIYTIGLLIVGVENAVVIAFLCALINLIPYLGPVIGGCIMVLLTMTSNLGSSFSDVILPETLYVLIVIAIGQLIDNFISQPVIFSRSVKSHPLEIFLVIVIAGLLFGIVGMIIAIPAYTALKVILKEFLADNKIVQSLTKNL; encoded by the coding sequence ATGAATTCTAAACAAGTTTCAAACGGTATTTTAAGAGCAATTGGCTATCTATTAGGTGTAGCTATTCTTTTGTTTTTTCTTTATAAAATACAATCTGTCATCGTTTACATTGCCATTTCTGCCGTTATATCCTTAACAGGAAGACCTATTGTAGCATTTTTAAGACGTCGTTTAAAATTCAATAACCTATTAGCAGTTATAACAAGTATGATAATGCTTTTAGGATTGATACTGGGTTTAGTAGGTCTTTTCATTCCTTTAATTGTTGAACAAGGTCATAATTTATCACTTTTAGATATTGAAAAATTACAGGTAAATATTAATAATATATATAATGAAACGGCTTCCCATTTTAATTTGGATAAAATAAATACGGGAGACTCACTTGAAAATTCCGAATTGTTTTCAAACTTAAATTTTAGCGTTATCCCGGAATTTTTAAACTCCGTGGTAAGCGGTTTGGGAAGTTTTAGTATTGGATTATTCTCCGTATTATTTATATCATTTTTCTTTTTAAAGGATAGTAAACTTTTTGAAAACAGCCTACTTACACTCGTTCCAGATAGTAAAGTAAGTCGCGTAAAAAATTCAATCGAAAAAATTAAAGACTTACTCTCGCGTTATTTCGTGGGACTTGTATTTCAAATTTCAGTCATTTTTGTTATTTACACCATTGGTTTGTTAATTGTGGGTGTTGAAAATGCTGTTGTAATAGCCTTCTTATGTGCCTTAATTAATTTAATCCCGTATTTGGGACCCGTAATTGGTGGTTGTATTATGGTATTACTGACTATGACTAGTAATTTAGGTAGTAGTTTTAGCGATGTTATTTTACCAGAAACACTCTATGTTTTAATTGTTATTGCCATTGGCCAATTAATTGATAATTTTATTAGTCAACCGGTTATTTTCTCAAGAAGTGTAAAATCGCATCCACTTGAAATATTCCTGGTTATTGTTATTGCTGGACTCCTTTTTGGAATTGTAGGTATGATTATCGCTATTCCTGCTTACACCGCTTTAAAGGTTATTTTAAAGGAGTTTTTAGCCGATAATAAAATTGTTCAGAGTTTAACAAAGAATCTTTAA
- a CDS encoding SDR family oxidoreductase, producing MKNFKGKTVLITGGASGIGKIMTRLMLERQARVVIWDISQENIDFTTSELQNNPALFSYTLDISNMQQVQETAKNVKQEIGIVDVLINNAGIIVGKFFHEHTEADIENTMKINSLAPMHISNIFLDDMLQQNSGHICNIASSGGLISNPKMSVYASSKWALIGWSDSLRLEMKQLKKNIHVTTIMPYYINTGMFDGVKSKIPILEPEAASLTIIKAIETNKRMVTIPGYIYRVTRFGQAVMSVNVFDWFTGKVLGIYKTMEHFVGRQK from the coding sequence ATGAAAAACTTTAAAGGGAAAACAGTATTAATCACTGGTGGAGCATCTGGAATTGGAAAAATCATGACACGCCTCATGTTAGAACGTCAAGCTCGTGTGGTTATTTGGGATATTAGTCAGGAAAATATAGATTTCACAACCAGCGAGTTGCAAAACAATCCGGCGCTTTTTAGCTATACATTAGATATTTCTAACATGCAACAGGTTCAAGAAACCGCTAAAAACGTCAAGCAAGAAATTGGCATCGTAGATGTGCTTATCAATAATGCGGGAATTATTGTCGGTAAGTTTTTCCATGAACATACAGAAGCCGATATAGAAAACACCATGAAAATTAACAGCCTAGCGCCTATGCATATTTCTAACATATTTCTAGACGATATGCTTCAACAGAATTCTGGACATATATGTAATATTGCCTCTTCTGGTGGTTTAATCTCCAATCCTAAAATGTCAGTTTACGCATCCAGCAAATGGGCCCTTATTGGTTGGTCTGATAGTTTGCGTTTGGAAATGAAACAACTCAAAAAAAACATACATGTTACCACCATCATGCCTTATTATATAAATACAGGAATGTTTGACGGTGTGAAATCTAAAATTCCCATATTAGAACCAGAAGCGGCATCTCTAACCATTATCAAAGCCATAGAAACAAATAAAAGAATGGTAACCATTCCAGGCTATATTTACCGAGTAACTAGATTTGGTCAAGCCGTTATGTCTGTAAATGTATTCGACTGGTTTACGGGCAAGGTATTGGGTATCTATAAAACCATGGAGCATTTTGTAGGGCGCCAAAAATAA
- a CDS encoding DUF2914 domain-containing protein, with amino-acid sequence MRFKRTYVKFRNSAFRNFIRRHEKYAPLLFFIGGFIFDTLTLGRIDRVYDLTVLSLHMTFLTTMLYLFNLAEDGKWVGTFLERFQEYFPLAVQFSFGGLSSAYVIYFSRSVSMSKTISFFVILVLLLLANEVLKRRISNKYLQFGIYFFISFTFFAFMIPVVFKEMSTTIFIISGLLSLSITLGLIILVYVKSPSTKAEISITKVIGLVLTLYLSINLFYYFNLIPPVPLALDEGIVAHSVQKENGNYLVTYERDNWYIFWRDHRLEFIQQPDEKVFVFTSIFAPTAIKKAIFHRWKWYNPDSEEWEETDKIGFDITGGRNAGFRGYTYKNNVKPGTWQVDVITEEELVLGVIDFEIIMNPDLQPKRVVERKF; translated from the coding sequence ATGCGTTTTAAAAGAACTTACGTTAAATTCAGAAATAGTGCCTTTAGAAATTTTATTCGGAGACATGAAAAATATGCGCCGTTACTGTTCTTTATTGGTGGTTTTATTTTCGATACCTTAACACTTGGCCGTATAGATCGAGTTTACGATTTAACGGTCCTATCCTTACACATGACATTTTTAACTACCATGTTATACTTGTTTAATTTAGCTGAAGATGGCAAATGGGTAGGCACCTTTTTAGAACGTTTTCAAGAGTATTTTCCATTAGCCGTACAATTTTCGTTTGGTGGACTTTCCAGCGCGTATGTCATATATTTTTCCCGAAGTGTGTCCATGTCGAAAACCATTTCATTTTTTGTTATCCTTGTTTTACTACTTCTAGCCAACGAAGTATTAAAACGGCGAATCTCCAATAAATACTTACAATTCGGAATTTACTTTTTTATAAGCTTTACTTTTTTTGCGTTCATGATTCCTGTAGTATTCAAGGAAATGAGCACAACCATTTTTATAATTTCCGGATTATTAAGCCTCTCTATTACTTTAGGTTTAATTATTTTGGTATATGTAAAAAGTCCGAGTACCAAAGCTGAAATTAGTATAACCAAAGTTATCGGGCTTGTTTTAACCTTATATCTGAGCATCAATCTATTTTATTATTTTAATTTAATTCCACCAGTACCATTAGCTTTAGATGAAGGTATTGTTGCTCATAGTGTTCAAAAAGAAAATGGCAACTATCTGGTTACTTACGAACGTGATAACTGGTATATTTTTTGGCGCGATCACCGATTAGAGTTCATTCAGCAACCCGATGAAAAGGTATTTGTTTTCACGTCTATATTCGCGCCTACTGCCATAAAAAAAGCCATCTTTCATCGCTGGAAATGGTATAATCCAGACAGCGAGGAATGGGAAGAAACTGATAAAATTGGATTTGATATCACAGGTGGCCGAAATGCCGGCTTTCGTGGCTACACCTATAAAAACAATGTCAAGCCTGGCACCTGGCAAGTAGATGTTATTACTGAAGAAGAACTAGTACTAGGTGTTATTGATTTTGAAATTATTATGAATCCTGATTTACAACCGAAACGGGTGGTTGAGCGGAAGTTTTAA